In Candidatus Tachikawaea gelatinosa, a genomic segment contains:
- the aroB gene encoding 3-dehydroquinate synthase, which translates to METITVKLTKNSYPIIIGKGLFQYLKNFWPLKKGDKVMIITNKTLAPIFLEKIIFFLKKVNEKIDYIILPDGEKYKNLSTINQILTTLIQKNYGRDTTLIALGGGVIGDITGFAASIYQRGINFIQIPTTLLAQVDASIGGKTGVNHDLGKNMIGSFHQPILVIIDINFLKLLSARELSSGMAEVIKYGITFDQNFFLWIEKNINKIMKINKLTMVNLIRRCCEIKAKIVNQDETEKNSRALLNFGHTFAHAIETHIGYGKCLHGEAVAIGMIIASRIAKIMNNFCESNIVRIIKLLQLTNLPIYAPKNMQSSTYIPYIMRDKKVINEKLRLILPTSIGHAKIYSDIDHSCILNAIQNSQEL; encoded by the coding sequence ATGGAGACAATAACTGTTAAGTTAACGAAAAATAGCTATCCGATTATTATCGGAAAAGGATTATTTCAATATTTAAAAAATTTTTGGCCTCTAAAAAAAGGAGATAAAGTAATGATCATTACAAATAAAACTTTAGCTCCTATTTTTTTAGAAAAAATTATTTTTTTCTTAAAGAAAGTAAACGAAAAAATAGATTACATTATTTTACCAGATGGAGAAAAATATAAAAACTTATCAACTATTAATCAAATCTTAACAACGTTAATACAAAAAAATTATGGACGTGATACAACATTAATAGCTTTAGGTGGTGGAGTTATAGGTGACATTACAGGATTTGCTGCTTCTATTTATCAAAGAGGCATAAATTTTATTCAGATACCAACTACATTACTTGCTCAAGTAGATGCATCAATTGGCGGGAAAACTGGGGTTAATCATGATTTAGGAAAAAACATGATAGGTTCATTTCATCAACCTATTTTAGTAATTATTGATATTAATTTTTTAAAATTATTATCAGCTAGAGAACTTTCATCAGGTATGGCAGAAGTTATTAAATATGGAATTACTTTTGATCAAAACTTTTTTTTATGGATTGAAAAAAATATTAATAAAATTATGAAAATTAACAAACTAACTATGGTTAATTTAATTCGTCGTTGTTGCGAAATTAAAGCAAAAATAGTAAATCAAGACGAAACAGAAAAAAACTCACGTGCTTTATTAAATTTTGGTCATACTTTTGCTCATGCAATTGAAACACACATTGGATATGGTAAATGTTTACACGGAGAAGCAGTTGCTATAGGAATGATTATTGCTTCACGTATAGCTAAAATAATGAACAATTTTTGTGAAAGTAATATTGTACGTATTATTAAATTATTACAGCTCACAAACTTACCGATTTACGCGCCAAAAAATATGCAATCTTCGACATATATACCATATATTATGCGTGATAAAAAAGTTATAAATGAAAAATTAAGATTAATCCTTCCAACATCTATCGGTCATGCAAAGATATACTCTGATATTGATCATTCATGTATATTAAACGCTATTCAAAATAGCCAAGAGTTATGA
- the tusB gene encoding sulfurtransferase complex subunit TusB, translated as MLHTVSKSPWEYTFQSMLDLVHSEDDLLFFQDGVLGALKNSLILKKLILKKVKTWVLKEDLEARGLKKKISPIPILIDYHGFVNLTIKNKQQIAW; from the coding sequence ATGTTACATACTGTCAGCAAATCACCTTGGGAGTATACTTTTCAAAGTATGCTTGATTTAGTACATTCAGAAGATGATTTATTATTTTTTCAAGACGGTGTTTTAGGAGCATTAAAAAATAGTCTTATCTTGAAAAAACTAATTTTAAAAAAAGTAAAAACATGGGTTTTAAAGGAAGATCTTGAAGCAAGAGGATTAAAAAAAAAAATATCACCTATACCTATATTAATAGATTATCATGGTTTTGTTAACCTTACTATAAAAAATAAGCAACAAATAGCTTGGTAA
- the trpS gene encoding tryptophan--tRNA ligase codes for MLKKPTVFSGAQPSGYLTIGNYIGAIKQWVNMQDDNNCFYCIVDLHAITSFKEPKFLKKMTFTTLATYLACGLSPEKSTIFIQSHIPEHTQLNWILNCYTSYGELCRMTQFKEKSQQFSGQVNVGILNYPVLMASDILLYQASKIPVGEDQKQHLELVQNIAKKFNMRYGKIFKIPQPFIQKKGSRIMSLLDPNKKMSKSDVNKKNVIYLLDEPNIVIKKIRNALTDSDSPAIINYDNIHKKGISNLLSIFSEISGQSILDLEEEFKDKTYSFFKKSMSESLADFLSDFQKRYYYYYDNKDFLNQIILEGAKKAKNHVKKTIKKVFDTIGLIT; via the coding sequence ATGTTAAAAAAACCTACTGTTTTTAGTGGTGCACAACCTTCAGGTTATTTAACTATTGGAAATTATATAGGAGCTATTAAACAATGGGTAAATATGCAAGATGATAATAATTGCTTTTATTGTATCGTTGATTTACATGCTATCACTTCTTTTAAAGAACCTAAATTTTTAAAAAAAATGACTTTTACTACGCTAGCTACTTATTTAGCATGTGGACTTTCTCCTGAAAAAAGTACTATTTTTATTCAATCACATATTCCAGAACATACTCAATTAAATTGGATATTAAATTGTTATACCTCTTATGGAGAATTGTGTCGCATGACGCAATTCAAAGAAAAATCTCAACAATTTTCTGGTCAAGTTAACGTTGGTATTTTAAATTATCCAGTACTAATGGCATCTGATATTTTGCTGTATCAAGCTAGCAAAATTCCTGTTGGAGAAGACCAAAAACAGCATTTAGAACTAGTCCAAAATATCGCAAAAAAATTCAATATGCGTTATGGAAAAATTTTTAAAATTCCCCAACCATTTATTCAAAAAAAAGGATCACGTATTATGTCTTTGTTAGATCCTAATAAAAAAATGTCTAAATCAGATGTTAATAAAAAAAATGTTATTTATTTATTGGATGAACCTAACATTGTTATAAAAAAAATTCGTAATGCATTAACTGATTCAGATTCTCCAGCTATTATAAATTATGATAATATACACAAAAAAGGTATTTCCAATTTATTAAGCATATTTTCTGAAATTAGTGGGCAAAGTATTCTAGATTTAGAAGAAGAATTTAAAGATAAAACATACAGTTTTTTTAAAAAATCGATGTCAGAATCGCTTGCTGATTTTTTATCAGATTTTCAAAAACGATATTATTATTATTATGATAATAAAGATTTTTTAAATCAAATTATATTAGAAGGTGCGAAGAAAGCAAAAAATCATGTAAAAAAAACTATAAAAAAAGTTTTTGATACTATTGGATTAATTACATAA
- the rpe gene encoding ribulose-phosphate 3-epimerase: MKKYLLAPSILSANFACLGKDVKNVLEAGSDMIHFDVMDGHYVPNLTFGPIVLKSLRNYGINAPIDVHLMIKPVEYLIQQFSLAGADFITFHPECEYDIDRTINLIKLYGCKVGLAFNPATPLFYLDYVLDKLDMILIMSVNPGYSGQKFIYNTIEKLYQVREKINKSNFDIPLSIDGGINIKNIADVAKTGVDIFVIGSTIFNSLNYKKTIHAIKHAISHV; the protein is encoded by the coding sequence ATGAAAAAATATTTGTTAGCTCCGTCTATTCTTTCCGCAAATTTTGCATGCTTAGGGAAAGATGTTAAAAATGTGTTAGAAGCAGGCAGCGATATGATACATTTTGATGTAATGGATGGTCATTACGTTCCTAATTTAACATTTGGTCCAATAGTTTTAAAATCGCTACGTAATTATGGCATTAATGCTCCTATTGATGTTCATTTAATGATAAAACCTGTAGAATATCTTATTCAACAATTCTCTTTAGCTGGTGCTGATTTTATTACTTTTCATCCAGAATGTGAATACGATATTGATCGTACAATAAATCTTATTAAATTATATGGATGTAAAGTAGGTTTAGCTTTTAATCCTGCTACTCCTTTGTTTTATTTAGATTATGTTTTAGATAAGCTTGATATGATATTAATTATGTCTGTTAATCCTGGATATAGTGGACAAAAATTTATATATAATACTATTGAAAAATTATATCAAGTTCGCGAAAAAATTAATAAAAGCAATTTTGATATTCCTTTATCAATAGACGGGGGGATAAACATAAAAAATATTGCTGATGTTGCTAAAACTGGAGTTGATATTTTTGTGATTGGTTCAACTATTTTTAACAGTTTAAACTATAAAAAAACTATTCATGCAATAAAACATGCAATATCACATGTATAA
- the tusD gene encoding sulfurtransferase complex subunit TusD, with protein MITRYIILVTGPPYGTQQSSSAYLFAKTILFMKCCQLDSIFFYREGTTNANYFLSLPHDEHNLVLYWKELSEKFDVKLNICISSALKRGIFNKKNHVNQYKKDIKTNVIQGFQLSGLTTLFKSMLHCDRMVQF; from the coding sequence ATGATAACACGATACATAATTTTAGTAACTGGCCCACCTTATGGTACTCAACAATCGAGTAGTGCTTATTTATTTGCAAAAACAATATTATTTATGAAATGCTGTCAACTAGATAGTATTTTTTTTTATCGTGAAGGAACAACTAACGCAAATTATTTCTTATCTCTTCCTCATGATGAACATAATTTAGTCCTTTATTGGAAAGAATTATCCGAAAAATTTGATGTAAAACTTAATATATGTATTTCATCAGCACTAAAAAGAGGAATTTTTAATAAAAAAAATCATGTAAACCAATATAAAAAAGATATTAAAACAAATGTAATACAAGGATTTCAATTAAGTGGATTAACTACATTATTTAAAAGTATGTTACATTGTGATCGTATGGTACAATTCTAA
- the rpsL gene encoding 30S ribosomal protein S12, which yields MATINQLVRKPRIKKVIKSNVPALESCPQKRGVCTRVYTTTPKKPNSALRKVCRVRLTNGYEVTSYIGGEGHNLQEHSVVLIRGGRVKDLPGVRYHTIRGALDCAGVKDRKKSRSKYGLKKSKN from the coding sequence ATGGCTACAATTAATCAACTAGTTCGAAAACCGCGTATAAAAAAAGTTATTAAAAGCAACGTTCCAGCATTAGAATCATGCCCACAAAAAAGAGGTGTTTGCACTCGTGTTTATACTACTACACCCAAAAAACCAAATTCAGCTTTAAGAAAAGTATGTCGTGTACGCTTAACTAATGGTTATGAAGTTACCTCTTATATAGGCGGTGAAGGACATAATTTACAAGAACATTCAGTAGTTTTAATAAGAGGAGGTCGTGTTAAAGATCTTCCAGGTGTACGATATCACACTATAAGAGGAGCATTAGATTGCGCAGGAGTAAAAGATCGAAAGAAAAGTAGATCAAAATATGGATTAAAAAAATCAAAAAATTAA
- the tusC gene encoding sulfurtransferase complex subunit TusC — protein MYKKKGIAFIFSSGPHGTSRGCEGLDIILSAISLINTIGIFFIGDGVLQLITHQNPVLILTKNYSSTFNVLPLYDIKKYYLCKKSLKIRGIEEKDILLNPIKANNIICQSRIYQKISKFSFVINF, from the coding sequence ATGTATAAAAAAAAAGGTATTGCTTTTATTTTTTCAAGCGGTCCACACGGTACAAGTCGTGGTTGTGAAGGTTTAGATATTATATTATCTGCTATCTCCTTAATCAATACAATTGGAATTTTTTTTATTGGTGATGGTGTTTTACAATTAATCACACATCAAAATCCAGTTTTAATTCTTACAAAAAATTATTCATCTACTTTTAATGTGCTTCCCTTATATGATATCAAAAAATATTATCTTTGTAAGAAATCTTTAAAAATAAGAGGAATAGAAGAAAAAGATATTTTATTAAATCCAATCAAAGCAAACAACATTATTTGTCAAAGCAGAATTTATCAAAAAATATCAAAATTTAGTTTTGTTATAAATTTTTAG